From one Alicyclobacillus acidocaldarius subsp. acidocaldarius Tc-4-1 genomic stretch:
- a CDS encoding globin domain-containing protein encodes MATTTLYEAVGGASTFRKLVDAFYDRVAQDELLRPLFPPTFDEVKERQYWFLTQLFGGPRLYTERRGHPMLRARHLPFPITVRHAEHWLRCMVQALEETGIPPAARAAMLERLRGIALHMVNTPGEEEEA; translated from the coding sequence GTGGCAACCACAACGCTTTACGAGGCCGTGGGCGGCGCGAGCACCTTTCGCAAGCTCGTGGACGCCTTCTACGATCGCGTCGCGCAGGACGAACTCTTGAGGCCGCTGTTTCCGCCGACGTTTGACGAGGTGAAAGAGCGGCAGTACTGGTTTTTAACGCAACTGTTCGGCGGGCCGAGGCTCTACACCGAGCGCCGCGGTCACCCGATGCTTCGGGCTCGGCACCTGCCGTTTCCCATCACCGTGCGCCACGCGGAGCACTGGCTCCGATGCATGGTCCAAGCCCTGGAAGAGACCGGAATCCCTCCCGCCGCGCGAGCCGCGATGCTCGAACGGCTCCGCGGGATCGCGCTGCACATGGTCAACACCCCCGGAGAGGAGGAAGAGGCATGA
- the cysK gene encoding cysteine synthase A, with translation MPLYNSILDLVGHTPVVRLNRLPDPNGASVYVKLEGKNPAGSVKDRPALNMILEAERQGKLIPGKSTVIEATSGNTGIGLAMVCAAKGYRCIITMPENATEERVKLLKAYGAEVHLTPESKRMKGAIELAEELAARIPHSFIPAQFDNPANPDAHRKTTALEIIEDFEGKLDALVLTAGTGGTVTGTGEVLKQRIPGIKIYVVEPKGSPVLSGGQPGPHKIPGTGPGFVPSILNREAFDEILLIDDHDAQMMARRVAAEEGILLGASGAASVFHGLRIAAALPKEARVLCMAPDTGERYLSSDLYQS, from the coding sequence ATGCCACTGTACAACTCGATTCTCGATCTCGTCGGACACACGCCGGTCGTTCGCCTGAACCGCCTGCCGGATCCCAACGGCGCGAGCGTCTATGTGAAGCTCGAAGGCAAAAATCCGGCGGGCAGCGTGAAGGATCGGCCGGCCTTGAACATGATTTTGGAGGCGGAGCGTCAGGGCAAGCTTATCCCGGGGAAGAGCACCGTCATCGAGGCGACGTCGGGCAACACAGGCATCGGGCTCGCTATGGTCTGCGCCGCCAAAGGGTACCGCTGCATCATCACGATGCCCGAGAACGCCACCGAGGAGCGCGTCAAGTTGCTCAAGGCGTACGGCGCCGAGGTGCATCTGACGCCCGAGTCGAAGCGGATGAAGGGCGCCATTGAGCTCGCCGAGGAGCTCGCCGCGCGTATTCCGCACAGCTTCATTCCGGCTCAATTCGACAACCCCGCGAATCCTGACGCACATCGCAAGACGACGGCGCTTGAAATCATCGAGGACTTCGAGGGAAAGCTCGACGCGCTCGTGTTGACCGCTGGCACGGGCGGCACGGTGACGGGCACGGGCGAGGTGCTGAAGCAGCGCATCCCCGGCATCAAAATCTACGTCGTGGAACCGAAGGGCTCCCCTGTCCTTTCGGGCGGTCAACCGGGTCCGCACAAAATCCCCGGCACGGGTCCGGGATTTGTGCCGAGCATCCTGAACCGCGAGGCGTTTGACGAGATCCTGCTCATTGACGATCACGACGCCCAGATGATGGCGCGCCGCGTCGCCGCCGAAGAGGGCATTCTGCTCGGGGCGTCCGGGGCGGCGTCTGTCTTTCACGGTCTGCGCATCGCCGCGGCGCTTCCCAAGGAGGCGCGCGTGCTGTGCATGGCCCCGGATACCGGTGAACGGTATCTGTCGTCCGATTTGTACCAGAGTTGA
- a CDS encoding YlbF family regulator, with protein MNPYDHAHALARAIREWEPYQRAKRVKEVIERDEPTKQMVLDFYRRQYQLEMKRLRGEEPAQEELETLRKLFEIVQLNQDARAYLEADLELQRLWMDVQRIVSEPLDDVRLASLDEMMREVGRES; from the coding sequence GTGAACCCGTATGATCATGCGCACGCCCTGGCGCGGGCCATTCGCGAGTGGGAGCCGTATCAGCGCGCCAAGCGGGTCAAGGAGGTCATCGAGCGAGACGAGCCGACAAAGCAGATGGTGCTCGACTTCTATCGGCGCCAGTACCAGCTCGAGATGAAGCGGCTCCGCGGCGAAGAGCCTGCGCAGGAGGAGCTTGAGACGTTGCGCAAGTTGTTCGAGATCGTGCAGCTCAATCAGGACGCGCGGGCGTACCTGGAGGCCGATCTCGAGCTTCAGCGGCTGTGGATGGACGTCCAGCGCATCGTCTCCGAGCCGCTGGACGACGTCCGCCTTGCGTCGCTGGACGAAATGATGAGGGAAGTGGGGCGAGAGTCGTGA
- a CDS encoding DUF3243 domain-containing protein, which yields MGVMETFENWKQFLGEHVDRAKEAGLNQDQLANIATKVGEFLASKVDPKNPEQQLLKEMWNVADDEERRAIASIMVKMADRAH from the coding sequence ATGGGCGTCATGGAGACCTTCGAGAACTGGAAGCAATTCTTAGGGGAACACGTCGATCGCGCGAAGGAAGCCGGTCTGAATCAGGATCAGCTCGCGAACATCGCCACGAAGGTCGGCGAGTTTTTGGCGAGCAAGGTGGATCCCAAAAACCCTGAGCAACAGCTCCTGAAGGAAATGTGGAACGTGGCGGACGATGAAGAACGCCGCGCCATCGCGAGCATCATGGTGAAAATGGCGGATCGGGCGCACTGA
- a CDS encoding DNA polymerase IV: MLHIDMNAFYASCHAAADPARYAGKPVAVAGDPATRHGIVVTASYEARARGVKPPMPVHQALARCPELILVRPDFRLYRAYARQVFAIVREFTPDVEIVSIDECYADVTRVPGGDRPVDLARAIQARLLDSLGLPSSIGVAPNKFLAKMASDMKKPMGITELRTDHIRSLLWPLAIEHMHGVGPSTAKRLRRLGILTIGDLAVQSFDVLARALGPRAAELKARANGIDPRPLETEPQPPKSVGHSMTLAKDARSFAEVEGVVMDLCDRVASRMRRYGLMGRVIAVVVRDRRMRTSRHQDTLATYVRHTGELFQAARALFEQIWPAEPVRLLGVSVEGLVPRDGQGVQLHLWDAVPIAAEPRDERLEKLERAIDEVRAKFGPNAIRLGRSLSGQRDDVHARGTSLERFDDEEETP; this comes from the coding sequence ATCCTTCACATCGACATGAACGCGTTTTACGCTTCGTGTCACGCCGCCGCCGATCCGGCGCGCTACGCGGGCAAACCCGTCGCCGTCGCGGGCGACCCGGCCACGCGCCACGGCATCGTGGTCACCGCGAGCTACGAGGCCCGCGCCCGAGGCGTCAAGCCGCCCATGCCGGTCCACCAGGCTCTGGCGCGCTGCCCGGAGCTCATCCTCGTGCGGCCCGACTTTCGGTTGTACCGCGCGTATGCGCGACAGGTGTTCGCCATCGTGCGCGAGTTTACACCGGATGTCGAGATCGTCAGCATTGACGAGTGTTACGCCGACGTCACGCGCGTGCCAGGCGGGGACAGGCCAGTTGATCTCGCCCGCGCCATCCAGGCGCGCCTGCTCGACTCGCTTGGGCTTCCGTCGAGCATCGGCGTGGCGCCTAACAAGTTCCTGGCCAAGATGGCGAGCGACATGAAGAAGCCGATGGGCATCACGGAGCTCCGCACCGATCACATTCGCAGCTTACTGTGGCCGCTCGCCATCGAGCATATGCACGGCGTCGGCCCGAGCACCGCGAAGAGGCTCAGGCGCCTCGGCATCCTCACCATTGGCGATCTCGCCGTGCAGTCGTTCGATGTCCTCGCCCGCGCGCTCGGACCGCGGGCTGCCGAGCTGAAGGCGCGCGCCAACGGCATCGATCCGCGCCCGCTTGAGACGGAACCTCAGCCGCCAAAAAGCGTGGGCCATTCGATGACCTTGGCGAAGGACGCGCGGTCGTTCGCCGAGGTGGAGGGCGTCGTGATGGATTTGTGCGATCGCGTCGCGTCGCGCATGCGCCGCTATGGCCTGATGGGCCGCGTGATTGCCGTGGTCGTGCGGGATCGCCGCATGCGCACCTCGCGCCACCAGGACACCCTGGCGACGTACGTGCGCCACACCGGTGAACTTTTTCAAGCCGCGAGGGCACTGTTTGAACAGATTTGGCCGGCCGAGCCGGTGCGACTGCTCGGGGTCTCGGTGGAGGGCCTGGTGCCGCGCGACGGGCAGGGCGTGCAGCTTCACCTGTGGGACGCCGTGCCCATCGCAGCCGAACCAAGGGACGAGCGGCTGGAGAAGCTCGAGCGTGCCATCGACGAGGTGCGGGCCAAGTTTGGCCCGAACGCCATTCGCCTGGGCCGCTCGCTCTCCGGGCAGAGGGACGACGTGCACGCGCGCGGCACGTCGCTCGAACGATTCGATGACGAGGAGGAAACACCGTGA
- a CDS encoding (Fe-S)-cluster assembly protein, protein MQVSERAAQELLRLAREELAPGEFIRIDRAYRCGGPRFQVVIDEVSTPLDSVIRVSGPDGDVEVTVGQALVKLLEGVVLDYSEDGFVFGETAPVGC, encoded by the coding sequence GTGCAGGTGAGCGAGCGGGCGGCTCAAGAGCTTCTTCGCCTCGCGCGAGAAGAGCTTGCGCCTGGCGAATTCATCCGGATCGACCGCGCTTATCGGTGTGGGGGGCCGAGGTTTCAGGTCGTGATCGACGAGGTATCGACGCCGCTCGATTCGGTCATCCGCGTGAGCGGCCCGGACGGCGACGTCGAGGTGACAGTGGGGCAGGCGCTCGTCAAGTTGCTCGAGGGCGTCGTGCTGGATTACAGTGAGGATGGCTTCGTGTTCGGGGAAACGGCGCCGGTGGGCTGCTGA
- a CDS encoding helix-turn-helix domain-containing protein, which yields MTLSSPTPSVGERIAQLRKERGLTQAKLAERARLSTSAIAMYETNRRQPDERTLAQIAEALGVEMAQIAPHLAAAAVPPPRHQQAKPAPNESHPGDRAAASEPNRVEREAGDAPGVTQLVLTKDEARLILFVRMHPDAMPFLQSYVTADPDKRRQLERAWRLIQAFQG from the coding sequence ATGACGCTGTCCTCGCCCACGCCCTCGGTTGGCGAGCGCATCGCGCAACTACGGAAGGAGCGGGGCCTGACGCAGGCCAAGCTCGCGGAGCGCGCCCGCCTGTCGACGAGCGCCATCGCCATGTACGAGACCAACCGGCGGCAGCCGGACGAACGCACGCTCGCGCAAATTGCCGAGGCGCTCGGCGTGGAGATGGCGCAAATTGCGCCGCACCTCGCCGCCGCGGCCGTGCCCCCACCGCGGCATCAGCAGGCCAAGCCCGCGCCCAACGAGAGCCACCCTGGCGACAGGGCGGCAGCCTCGGAACCCAACCGGGTGGAGCGAGAAGCCGGCGACGCGCCCGGCGTGACGCAGCTTGTCCTCACCAAGGACGAGGCGCGGCTCATCCTCTTCGTCCGCATGCATCCCGACGCCATGCCGTTTCTCCAGTCGTACGTGACGGCCGATCCCGACAAGCGCCGCCAGCTCGAGCGGGCGTGGCGACTCATCCAGGCGTTCCAAGGCTAG
- the argR gene encoding arginine repressor produces the protein MQSKEQRLMRIREIVSQNEIETQEDLVRALEEAGFPVTQATISRDIKELQLVKVVGSNGKYKYALPTAVNKVSVDALQRRLAEVFISHARANNLIVIKVAPGNAHAIGALMDALDPPGLLGTICGDDTMLLVCQDEEAAVRLLNETLNIG, from the coding sequence GTGCAGAGCAAGGAACAGCGCTTGATGCGCATTCGCGAGATTGTAAGCCAGAACGAGATTGAGACCCAAGAGGATCTGGTGCGCGCACTCGAGGAGGCGGGATTCCCCGTCACGCAGGCCACCATTTCGCGCGACATCAAGGAACTGCAGCTCGTCAAGGTGGTGGGTTCAAACGGCAAGTACAAATACGCCCTGCCCACCGCGGTGAACAAGGTCTCGGTGGATGCGCTGCAGCGTCGCTTGGCGGAGGTGTTCATCTCGCACGCGCGCGCCAACAACCTCATTGTCATCAAGGTGGCCCCTGGGAACGCGCACGCCATCGGCGCGCTGATGGACGCGCTGGATCCGCCCGGCTTGCTCGGCACCATTTGTGGAGATGATACGATGCTGCTCGTGTGCCAGGACGAGGAGGCCGCCGTCCGCCTGCTCAACGAGACGCTGAACATCGGGTGA